In Parasegetibacter sp. NRK P23, a single genomic region encodes these proteins:
- a CDS encoding RNA polymerase sigma factor: MAIKSFEDITDQELLNRFRHQQNNEWLGVLFERYTMLLFGVCMKYLKDEDEARDAVQQVFLKALTELQKYEVSYFKSWVYMIAKNHCLMQLRGKPQKTELHEHTLSSESEIPVEEILEHEWQLNLMESVIPLLNPEQQRCIKLFYLEKKSYQQICAETGFSMLQVKSHIQNGKRNLRILMERKMKRPS, encoded by the coding sequence GTGGCGATCAAATCATTTGAAGACATTACCGACCAGGAACTGCTGAACCGGTTCCGCCACCAGCAGAACAATGAGTGGCTGGGCGTCCTGTTCGAACGGTACACCATGCTGCTGTTCGGCGTTTGCATGAAGTACCTGAAAGATGAAGACGAAGCACGCGATGCCGTACAACAGGTATTTCTGAAAGCACTCACCGAACTGCAGAAGTATGAAGTGAGCTACTTCAAATCCTGGGTGTACATGATCGCGAAGAACCATTGCCTGATGCAACTGAGGGGAAAACCGCAGAAGACGGAACTGCACGAGCACACGCTTTCTTCCGAATCAGAAATACCAGTGGAAGAAATCCTGGAACACGAATGGCAACTGAACCTGATGGAATCGGTGATCCCCCTGCTGAACCCGGAGCAACAACGGTGCATCAAACTGTTCTACCTGGAAAAAAAATCCTACCAGCAGATATGCGCTGAAACCGGTTTTTCGATGTTGCAGGTGAAGAGCCATATCCAGAACGGAAAACGCAACCTCCGCATCCTTATGGAACGTAAAATGAAGCGACCATCATGA
- a CDS encoding DUF4878 domain-containing protein, with the protein MLKSKKRSLLLFLTTVTGCWLACNSHDDAPKNAENALDAGREFVRASLDGNYKKAAFFLLEDSTNQNLLTRWEESYRNLSSDDREAFRRASITINSEEEVSDSVSIINFSNSYKKKPQVLKVIKRDGTWKVDFKYTFSGNL; encoded by the coding sequence ATGTTGAAAAGTAAAAAACGCAGCCTGTTATTGTTCTTAACCACAGTAACAGGCTGTTGGCTTGCATGCAATTCCCACGACGACGCGCCAAAAAATGCAGAGAACGCCCTTGACGCCGGCAGAGAATTTGTGCGCGCCTCTTTAGATGGCAATTACAAGAAAGCCGCCTTTTTCCTCCTCGAAGACAGTACAAACCAGAACCTGCTCACCCGCTGGGAAGAGAGTTACCGCAACCTTTCCTCCGACGACCGGGAGGCTTTCCGCCGGGCCAGCATCACCATCAATTCAGAAGAAGAAGTAAGCGACTCCGTTTCCATCATCAACTTCTCGAACAGTTACAAAAAGAAACCCCAGGTATTAAAGGTCATCAAAAGAGACGGCACCTGGAAAGTGGATTTCAAGTACACGTTCTCCGGAAACCTGTAA
- a CDS encoding lipase family protein: MRFSVRILLILFSCIVSLSVSAQILQSGFDPKEYVNALNLGAHFYDSLTPGPKIRPGNEYRRVYSSKVSGLYNKWEMWTFQNKTGIISIRGTIGKTPSWLENFYAAMVPATGTIKVSDSVNFQYRLSANPRAMVHVGWLTGLADMAPSMLAEVKKLYQKGVKEFIIIGHSQGGALSYMVRSFFEYLEPELLPKDIRFKTYCSAAPKPGNQYYAYDFDFITRNGWGFRIVNAVDWVPETPFSLQTVRDFNEVNPFKDVKGALKKQPFLVRAYGNHVYNKMERSSSKSVKRFRKYLGKTVFKQVKKSMPQMEEPAYAHESNYQTAGVPIILQPDSAYFNQYVFTGKNVFVHHSFEAYRYLLNLWYPLK, from the coding sequence TGTATTGTTTCGCTTTCAGTTTCCGCTCAAATCCTTCAGTCGGGATTTGATCCGAAGGAATATGTGAACGCGCTCAATCTCGGAGCGCATTTTTATGATTCACTGACGCCGGGACCCAAGATCAGACCAGGGAACGAATACCGAAGGGTGTATTCTTCAAAGGTGTCCGGACTTTACAATAAATGGGAAATGTGGACCTTTCAAAATAAAACCGGGATCATTTCCATCCGTGGCACCATTGGAAAAACGCCTTCCTGGCTCGAAAACTTCTATGCGGCCATGGTGCCGGCAACCGGTACTATTAAAGTATCGGACTCCGTTAATTTTCAGTACAGGCTTTCCGCGAATCCACGCGCCATGGTGCATGTGGGCTGGCTCACCGGGCTTGCGGATATGGCGCCTTCGATGTTGGCGGAAGTAAAAAAACTTTACCAGAAAGGCGTGAAGGAATTCATCATTATCGGCCATAGTCAGGGTGGCGCGTTGAGTTATATGGTGCGGTCTTTCTTTGAATACCTGGAGCCCGAATTGCTTCCCAAAGACATCCGGTTCAAAACGTATTGCAGCGCGGCGCCTAAACCTGGCAACCAGTATTACGCCTACGATTTTGATTTTATTACCCGGAACGGATGGGGTTTCAGGATCGTGAACGCAGTGGATTGGGTACCCGAAACGCCCTTCTCCCTCCAGACCGTACGCGATTTTAATGAAGTGAATCCCTTTAAAGATGTAAAAGGGGCACTGAAAAAGCAGCCTTTCCTGGTGAGGGCCTACGGCAATCATGTCTACAATAAGATGGAGCGCTCTTCCAGTAAGTCAGTGAAAAGATTCCGGAAATACCTGGGAAAAACGGTATTTAAACAGGTGAAAAAATCAATGCCGCAGATGGAAGAACCTGCCTACGCTCACGAAAGTAATTACCAGACAGCGGGTGTGCCCATCATTCTTCAGCCGGATTCCGCTTATTTTAACCAGTATGTTTTTACCGGGAAGAATGTGTTCGTACACCATTCTTTTGAAGCGTACCGTTACCTGCTTAATTTGTGGTATCCGCTTAAATAG
- a CDS encoding DUF5615 family PIN-like protein — protein MKILLDECVTRKLKPFLAEYEVYTVAECGWSGIKNGKLMGLCRDHAYDVLITIDKNLIFQQHLKDFPVCIVVLNTTTSKLEELRAFLPALKSMLPLLEPSKAYIVNSS, from the coding sequence ATGAAAATTTTGCTTGATGAATGTGTAACCAGAAAACTGAAACCTTTCCTGGCTGAATATGAAGTGTACACCGTTGCGGAATGCGGGTGGAGCGGAATCAAGAATGGTAAATTGATGGGATTGTGCAGGGATCATGCTTATGATGTACTGATTACGATCGATAAAAACCTGATCTTTCAGCAACACTTAAAAGATTTTCCAGTTTGTATCGTGGTGCTGAATACTACTACAAGTAAATTGGAGGAATTAAGGGCGTTCCTTCCGGCGTTGAAATCAATGCTGCCATTACTCGAGCCGTCCAAAGCTTATATCGTTAATTCGTCTTAA
- a CDS encoding voltage-gated chloride channel family protein, translating to MSAKYYLLQTIRVLLISGATGSLVAFFLVSLDMATNLRWQHPWLLYLLPVAGLGIWYLYHHYGKNSEKGNNLLLNEIQSPDAGIPRRMAPLVLASTLITHLFGGSAGREGTAVQIGGSMAASFFPIFKIGPQDKTLLISAGMAAGFGAVFGTPVTGAIFALEVVSIGNIRYRSLLFCMIAGYAGHLTCMAWGVHHTLYKVQTIAEADPYLTDPLLWVKAVAAGVAFGLAGRLFAWSVRNWSAEMKRIMPKPWLVPVAGGIVMVALGSLPGAGDYLGLGVHTKDGTGVSIINAFQTGGADTFSWAIKLAFTAITLGSGFKGGEVTPLFFIGATLGNVLAPVLGVPVDLFAGLGFIAVFCGATNTPIACTLMGAELFGGGNILYFATACVAAYMVSGHKGIYSAQTIAEPKSIHK from the coding sequence ATGTCCGCAAAGTATTATCTGCTTCAAACAATCCGGGTACTGCTGATCAGCGGCGCTACCGGTTCGCTCGTGGCATTTTTTCTTGTTTCGCTGGATATGGCCACCAATCTGCGCTGGCAACATCCGTGGCTGTTGTATTTGTTGCCTGTGGCCGGTTTGGGTATATGGTACCTGTACCATCATTACGGCAAAAACAGTGAGAAGGGGAATAACCTTTTGCTGAACGAAATTCAATCGCCCGATGCCGGCATTCCGAGGAGAATGGCCCCGCTGGTGTTGGCATCCACCCTCATCACTCATCTTTTTGGCGGTTCGGCCGGTCGCGAAGGAACCGCCGTCCAGATTGGCGGCAGCATGGCCGCTTCTTTTTTTCCGATTTTCAAGATTGGTCCCCAGGATAAAACATTGCTTATTTCAGCGGGCATGGCGGCTGGATTCGGCGCGGTTTTCGGAACGCCCGTTACAGGTGCCATCTTCGCACTTGAAGTAGTTTCCATCGGCAATATCCGCTACCGTTCACTCCTTTTCTGCATGATCGCGGGTTATGCCGGGCACCTCACCTGCATGGCCTGGGGTGTGCACCACACTTTATATAAGGTCCAAACCATCGCGGAAGCCGATCCCTACCTCACCGATCCCTTGCTTTGGGTAAAAGCCGTGGCGGCAGGTGTAGCTTTCGGTCTGGCAGGACGCTTGTTCGCCTGGTCGGTGCGCAACTGGAGCGCGGAAATGAAAAGAATTATGCCTAAACCCTGGCTGGTGCCAGTGGCGGGGGGCATTGTAATGGTAGCATTGGGCAGCCTGCCGGGAGCGGGTGATTACCTGGGGCTGGGCGTGCATACCAAAGATGGAACCGGAGTTTCTATCATCAACGCATTCCAGACTGGCGGAGCCGATACCTTCAGTTGGGCCATCAAACTGGCTTTCACGGCCATCACACTGGGTTCGGGCTTCAAAGGCGGTGAAGTGACCCCGTTATTTTTTATCGGGGCAACACTGGGCAATGTACTGGCCCCGGTATTGGGCGTTCCGGTAGACCTGTTCGCGGGTCTTGGGTTCATCGCTGTGTTCTGTGGCGCCACCAATACCCCCATCGCCTGTACCCTTATGGGCGCCGAATTGTTTGGCGGCGGGAACATCCTGTACTTCGCCACCGCTTGTGTGGCGGCTTACATGGTGAGCGGGCACAAAGGAATTTACAGTGCGCAAACCATTGCTGAACCAAAATCTATCCACAAATAA
- a CDS encoding nucleoside deaminase, whose translation MTGRELHFMQMAIALSRKGMEGGYGGPFGCVIVKGDEVVGRGWNNVAAHKDPTAHAEVVAIRDACRFLDHFQLDGCEVYASCEPCPMCLGALYWARPSKVFYANTRHDAAAIGFDDSFIYNELELPTELRKVPLIHLPVPSATLVFEDWKHLPGKTIY comes from the coding sequence ATGACCGGACGTGAACTACATTTCATGCAAATGGCCATAGCCCTTTCACGGAAAGGAATGGAAGGTGGATATGGCGGCCCTTTCGGCTGCGTGATCGTAAAAGGAGATGAAGTGGTGGGCCGCGGTTGGAACAATGTGGCAGCGCACAAAGATCCTACCGCGCATGCCGAAGTGGTGGCCATCAGGGACGCCTGCAGGTTCCTGGATCATTTTCAGCTGGATGGTTGTGAAGTATATGCCAGCTGCGAACCCTGTCCGATGTGCCTGGGGGCATTGTATTGGGCAAGGCCATCAAAAGTATTTTATGCGAACACGCGCCACGATGCGGCGGCCATTGGTTTCGACGACTCATTTATTTACAATGAACTGGAACTGCCAACTGAGTTAAGAAAGGTGCCACTGATTCATTTACCAGTGCCTTCCGCCACATTGGTCTTCGAGGACTGGAAACATCTTCCCGGAAAAACGATCTATTGA
- a CDS encoding C40 family peptidase has protein sequence MQTLFSEEQFSVAICIVPVAPLRATASHRAEMVSQLLFGERCRILENEPGGWVKVQLRFDGYEGWCQQAQLHAIDASLFEQESEAFAGDWVNDVMLNGEPVRIPLGASLPGFHPEGFSWGKLQLLYKGILWRRSETLREDVILKGLAFQFLHTGYLWGGKSVFGADCSGFVQQVFKLMGVPLLRDASMQAGQGKEIGFLEETRCGDLAFFDNEEGKITHVGLLLGDGQIIHASGEVRVDLIHHEGIISSTTGERTHKLRLLRRVLPEYVFE, from the coding sequence ATGCAAACTCTTTTTTCGGAGGAACAATTTTCTGTTGCCATCTGCATTGTGCCAGTCGCCCCTTTGCGCGCCACCGCTTCGCATCGTGCTGAAATGGTGAGCCAGCTCCTGTTTGGGGAACGGTGCCGCATACTCGAAAATGAACCGGGGGGATGGGTGAAAGTGCAGTTGCGTTTTGATGGTTATGAAGGCTGGTGCCAGCAAGCGCAGCTTCATGCTATAGATGCATCATTGTTTGAGCAGGAAAGCGAAGCATTTGCGGGCGATTGGGTGAACGATGTGATGTTGAACGGCGAGCCGGTGCGCATTCCGCTTGGCGCGTCCCTGCCCGGATTTCATCCCGAAGGTTTTTCGTGGGGCAAACTTCAGTTGTTGTATAAAGGGATTTTGTGGCGCCGGTCTGAAACACTTCGTGAAGATGTAATCCTGAAAGGGCTCGCGTTCCAGTTTCTTCACACCGGTTACCTGTGGGGCGGAAAATCCGTTTTCGGCGCAGACTGCAGCGGTTTCGTACAACAGGTGTTCAAATTAATGGGGGTGCCATTGCTCAGGGATGCGTCAATGCAGGCAGGGCAGGGAAAAGAAATCGGCTTCCTCGAAGAGACCCGTTGCGGCGACCTGGCTTTCTTCGACAACGAAGAAGGAAAAATCACGCACGTGGGGTTGTTACTCGGCGACGGACAAATTATCCACGCATCAGGAGAAGTGCGGGTGGATTTGATCCACCACGAAGGAATCATCAGCAGTACCACCGGCGAGCGCACACATAAATTGCGGTTATTGCGCAGGGTGCTGCCGGAATATGTTTTTGAGTAG
- a CDS encoding inorganic diphosphatase, translating to MHQVLHPWHGVEPGDQAPRVVNVIIEIPQGSRAKYEIDKASGLLKLDRVIYSSFHYPVNYGFIPQTYGDDKDPLDILVFTSLPVQPLTLMEAKVIGVMQMIDGGDGDDKIIAVASNDPSVNHYNNMEELPPHFFSELRHFFEEYKRLENKTVKVEEFQDKATALKIVSDAIKLYQENFGNKEQNA from the coding sequence ATGCATCAAGTGTTACACCCCTGGCACGGCGTTGAACCCGGTGACCAGGCCCCAAGAGTGGTAAATGTGATCATCGAGATACCCCAGGGCTCGAGAGCAAAATACGAGATCGACAAAGCAAGCGGCCTGCTGAAACTGGACCGTGTGATCTACTCTTCTTTCCACTACCCTGTGAACTACGGATTTATTCCCCAGACTTATGGTGACGATAAGGATCCGCTGGACATCCTCGTGTTCACGTCGCTCCCCGTGCAGCCCCTCACCCTCATGGAAGCCAAAGTGATCGGCGTAATGCAGATGATCGATGGCGGAGACGGAGACGATAAGATCATCGCGGTGGCATCTAACGATCCCAGTGTGAACCACTACAACAATATGGAAGAACTGCCCCCGCATTTCTTCAGTGAGCTGCGTCACTTCTTCGAAGAATACAAAAGGCTCGAGAACAAGACCGTAAAAGTGGAAGAATTCCAGGATAAGGCCACTGCGCTCAAAATTGTGAGCGATGCCATCAAGCTTTACCAGGAAAACTTCGGAAATAAAGAACAAAACGCTTAA
- a CDS encoding DUF433 domain-containing protein, whose translation MSGKIIHIDPEILGGTPVFFGTRVPIKNLFDYLETGDSIETFLNDFEGVQKEQVIKLLEMSQKLIETSTNILNENFA comes from the coding sequence ATGAGCGGAAAAATTATCCATATCGACCCGGAGATCCTTGGCGGCACGCCGGTATTCTTCGGCACAAGGGTACCGATTAAGAACCTGTTTGACTACCTCGAAACAGGTGATTCCATCGAAACCTTCCTGAACGATTTTGAAGGGGTACAAAAAGAGCAGGTGATCAAATTATTGGAGATGTCTCAAAAACTTATTGAAACATCTACAAACATCCTGAATGAAAATTTTGCTTGA
- a CDS encoding PhoH family protein, whose protein sequence is MTDTIINLETVNPIEFFGVNNGKLDLLKKKFPLLKILSRGTQIKLSGAPEQVETAKEKIDLIVQYLERNGHMSENYFEQILGGDDAETVDNFVERNPNDILVFGPNGKTVRARTANQKRMVTACDKNDIVFAIGPAGTGKTYTAVALAVRALKNKAVKKIILTRPAVEAGESLGFLPGDLKEKIDPYLRPLYDALDDMIPADKLGYYMSTRTIEIAPLAYMRGRTLDNAFIILDEAQNSNELQLKMFLTRIGANAKAIITGDPTQVDLPKNQRSGLDKATRILKHIDGIAHIELDEEDVVRHRLVKAIIRAYDKDKEREEAYLEQRSQNRHQS, encoded by the coding sequence TTGACAGACACGATCATCAACCTCGAAACGGTGAACCCCATTGAATTCTTCGGGGTCAACAACGGAAAGCTGGACCTCCTGAAAAAGAAATTCCCACTACTCAAGATCCTCTCACGCGGCACACAGATCAAACTCAGCGGCGCCCCTGAACAAGTGGAAACCGCCAAAGAAAAGATCGACCTCATTGTGCAGTACCTCGAAAGAAACGGACACATGAGTGAGAATTATTTTGAACAGATCCTTGGTGGAGACGATGCCGAGACCGTTGACAATTTTGTAGAAAGAAATCCGAACGACATTTTAGTATTTGGTCCGAACGGAAAAACCGTACGCGCCCGGACGGCCAACCAGAAACGCATGGTAACCGCCTGCGATAAGAATGATATTGTATTCGCAATCGGACCCGCGGGTACCGGTAAAACATATACTGCCGTAGCCCTGGCCGTACGCGCCCTGAAAAACAAGGCCGTTAAAAAAATCATCCTCACACGTCCCGCGGTGGAAGCAGGCGAAAGCCTTGGTTTTTTACCCGGCGACCTGAAAGAAAAAATTGATCCGTATCTTCGTCCGCTATACGATGCGCTGGACGACATGATTCCCGCCGATAAACTTGGTTACTACATGAGTACCAGGACCATCGAAATTGCACCGCTGGCTTATATGCGCGGAAGAACGCTGGACAACGCCTTCATCATCCTCGATGAGGCGCAGAACTCCAACGAACTGCAATTGAAAATGTTCCTGACCCGTATAGGCGCCAACGCGAAAGCCATTATAACGGGAGACCCCACACAGGTGGACCTTCCCAAGAACCAGCGAAGCGGTCTGGATAAAGCCACCCGCATCCTGAAACACATTGATGGCATCGCGCATATTGAGCTGGACGAAGAAGACGTTGTAAGGCACAGACTGGTGAAAGCCATTATCCGCGCCTACGACAAAGACAAGGAACGTGAGGAAGCGTATCTGGAACAACGATCCCAGAACAGACATCAATCATAA